The following coding sequences lie in one Streptomyces venezuelae genomic window:
- the iolD gene encoding 3D-(3,5/4)-trihydroxycyclohexane-1,2-dione acylhydrolase (decyclizing), whose translation MTRLTTAQALVRFLARQYTERDGARQRLIGATWGIFGHGNVAGIGQALVEYADEMPFHQGRNEQAMVHAAVGYARQHGRLATHAVTTSIGPGATNLVTGAALATVNRLPVLLLPGDIFAARPADPVLQQLEVPYAGDVSVNDCLRPVSKYFDRVTRPEALIPAALAAMRVLTDPVETGAVTLALPQDVQAEAYDWPEEFFAERTWTVRRPAPDPRELAAAAAAVRAARRPLIVAGGGVHHSAAEDALREFVDATRIPVASTQAGKGSLRHDHPADVGGIGHTGTATADDLARTADLVIGVGTRYSDFTTASGTLFEAPDVRFLNLNIAPFDGHKMAGATLIADARAGLEALTEALRGHGVEAAYVAEYGDGKERWERRVEAAYRADDVDVRPTQAQVLGVLDEVVTDDDVIINAAGSLPGDLHKLWRTRSPRQYHVEYGYSCMGYEIPASIGVALAAPERPVWALVGDGTYLMNPTEIVTAVQENLPIKVVILQNHGYASIGGLSESVGGERFGTAYRYRAADGSYTEGPLPVDLAANAASLGMRVLRAGTVRDLRGALREARGADRPTCVYVETETADTVSGPPPAQAWWDVPVAETATRESAVKAREEYDRHVTARRRHL comes from the coding sequence ATGACCCGGCTCACCACGGCCCAGGCCCTGGTCCGTTTCCTGGCGCGGCAGTACACCGAGCGGGACGGCGCGCGGCAGCGGCTCATCGGCGCGACCTGGGGCATCTTCGGACACGGCAACGTGGCGGGGATCGGGCAGGCCCTCGTGGAGTACGCCGACGAGATGCCCTTCCACCAGGGGCGCAACGAACAGGCCATGGTGCACGCCGCCGTCGGGTACGCCCGGCAGCACGGCCGCCTCGCCACCCACGCCGTCACCACCTCCATCGGCCCCGGCGCCACCAACCTCGTCACCGGCGCCGCGCTCGCCACCGTCAACCGGCTGCCCGTCCTCCTGCTGCCCGGCGACATCTTCGCCGCCCGGCCCGCCGACCCCGTCCTCCAGCAGCTCGAAGTCCCGTACGCCGGAGACGTGTCGGTCAACGACTGCCTGCGCCCGGTGTCGAAGTACTTCGACCGCGTGACCCGCCCCGAGGCCCTGATCCCCGCCGCGCTCGCCGCCATGCGCGTCCTCACCGACCCGGTGGAGACCGGCGCCGTCACGCTCGCCCTGCCGCAGGACGTGCAGGCGGAGGCGTACGACTGGCCGGAGGAGTTCTTCGCCGAGCGGACCTGGACCGTGCGCAGGCCCGCCCCCGACCCGCGCGAACTGGCCGCCGCCGCGGCCGCCGTGCGGGCGGCCCGGCGCCCCCTGATCGTCGCGGGCGGCGGCGTCCACCACAGCGCCGCCGAGGACGCGCTGCGGGAGTTCGTGGACGCCACCCGCATCCCCGTCGCCTCCACCCAGGCGGGCAAGGGCTCGCTGCGCCACGACCACCCGGCTGACGTCGGCGGCATCGGCCACACCGGCACGGCGACCGCCGACGACCTGGCCCGCACCGCCGACCTCGTGATCGGCGTCGGCACCCGCTACAGCGACTTCACCACCGCGTCCGGCACCCTCTTCGAGGCGCCGGACGTCCGCTTCCTCAACCTCAACATCGCGCCCTTCGACGGCCACAAGATGGCGGGCGCCACCCTGATCGCGGATGCGCGCGCCGGGCTCGAAGCGCTCACGGAGGCGCTGCGGGGGCACGGTGTCGAGGCCGCGTACGTCGCCGAGTACGGGGACGGGAAGGAGCGGTGGGAGCGGCGCGTCGAGGCCGCGTACCGGGCGGACGACGTGGACGTGCGCCCCACTCAGGCGCAGGTCCTCGGCGTCCTCGACGAGGTCGTGACGGACGACGACGTGATCATCAACGCCGCCGGTTCGCTCCCCGGCGACCTGCACAAACTATGGCGGACGCGCTCCCCGCGGCAGTACCACGTCGAGTACGGCTACTCCTGCATGGGATACGAGATCCCCGCCTCCATCGGCGTCGCGCTCGCCGCGCCGGAGCGGCCCGTGTGGGCGCTGGTCGGCGACGGCACGTACCTGATGAACCCGACGGAGATCGTCACCGCCGTCCAGGAGAACCTGCCCATCAAGGTCGTCATCCTGCAGAACCACGGTTACGCCTCCATCGGCGGCCTCTCCGAGTCCGTGGGCGGCGAGCGGTTCGGCACCGCGTACCGCTACCGGGCGGCCGACGGGTCGTACACCGAAGGTCCGCTGCCCGTCGATCTCGCCGCGAACGCGGCCTCGCTCGGCATGCGGGTGCTGCGCGCCGGGACCGTCCGCGACCTGCGCGGGGCGCTGCGCGAGGCGCGCGGCGCAGACCGTCCCACATGTGTCTATGTGGAGACGGAAACGGCAGACACAGTGTCGGGCCCGCCCCCGGCACAGGCGTGGTGGGATGTGCCCGTGGCCGAGACGGCGACCCGCGAGTCCGCGGTCAAGGCCAGGGAAGAGTACGACCGGCACGTCACTGCCCGACGCCGCCACCTGTGA
- the iolB gene encoding 5-deoxy-glucuronate isomerase: MTYVPKGSAADGPYALAIDPKRAGWSYSQLRVVELEPGGTHSFTTGESEWIVLPLTGGCTVQTADGIIELLGRESVFSGVSDFAYVPRDARIQIASGAGGRFALAGAKCERRLPARYGSAPEVPVENRGSGGCAREVRNFASADAFDCDRLIAVEVITPGGNWSSYPPHKHDEHRPGVEAELEEIYYFEIEAHGDREGFGYQRVFPSREGGTDVLAEVRTGDAVLVPDGWHGPSIAQPGHAMYYLNVMAGPGQEREWRICFHPDHTEGYR; encoded by the coding sequence ATGACGTACGTACCGAAAGGGAGTGCGGCCGACGGGCCGTATGCCCTCGCCATCGATCCGAAACGGGCCGGTTGGAGCTACTCGCAGCTGCGCGTCGTCGAGCTCGAACCGGGCGGTACCCACTCCTTCACCACCGGAGAGAGTGAATGGATCGTGCTCCCGCTGACCGGCGGCTGTACGGTGCAGACAGCAGACGGGATCATCGAACTGCTGGGCCGCGAGAGCGTGTTCAGCGGAGTCTCCGACTTCGCTTACGTGCCGCGCGACGCCCGGATCCAGATCGCCTCCGGCGCGGGAGGCCGCTTCGCCCTGGCAGGAGCGAAGTGCGAGCGTCGACTCCCCGCCCGCTACGGCTCCGCGCCGGAGGTACCAGTCGAGAACCGCGGCAGCGGCGGCTGCGCACGCGAGGTGCGTAACTTCGCGTCCGCGGACGCCTTCGACTGCGACCGGCTGATCGCCGTCGAGGTGATCACGCCCGGCGGCAACTGGTCCTCGTATCCGCCGCACAAGCACGACGAGCACCGGCCCGGCGTGGAGGCGGAGCTGGAGGAGATCTACTACTTCGAGATCGAGGCGCACGGCGACCGGGAGGGCTTCGGCTATCAGCGGGTCTTCCCGTCCAGGGAGGGCGGCACCGACGTCCTCGCCGAGGTCCGTACGGGGGACGCCGTCCTTGTGCCCGACGGCTGGCACGGCCCGTCCATCGCCCAGCCCGGCCACGCGATGTACTACCTGAACGTGATGGCGGGACCGGGGCAGGAGAGGGAGTGGCGGATCTGCTTCCACCCGGACCACACGGAGGGATATCGATGA
- a CDS encoding deoxyribose-phosphate aldolase, translating to MDVGSLSRTRARHPEAVAEAASRRVRRELLSGRGRLMIVAADHPARGSLGVGRDPLAMANRADLLGRLCLALSRPGVDGVLASADVLDDLLLLGALDGKVVMGSMNRGGLAGAAFELDDRFTGYRPEDIERLGFDAGKLLLRVDYEDPGSLRTLHSAARVVDAMAERALPVFVEPFLTARDGAGGPPRNDLSAEAVTRSIAIASGLAGTSAYTWLKVPVTENPDDMARVMETSTLPAVLLGGDTGGDQEAAYEKWRGALQLPTVQGLVVGRALLYPPDGDVAGAVDTAVGLL from the coding sequence GTGGACGTCGGCTCACTCAGTCGGACCCGGGCCCGGCATCCCGAAGCCGTTGCCGAAGCTGCCTCTCGGCGTGTGCGGCGGGAGTTGCTCTCGGGGCGTGGGCGGCTCATGATCGTCGCCGCTGATCACCCCGCTCGGGGTTCCCTCGGTGTGGGGCGGGATCCGCTTGCCATGGCCAACCGGGCCGACCTCCTCGGACGGCTCTGTCTCGCGCTGTCGCGGCCCGGGGTCGACGGCGTGCTCGCCAGTGCCGATGTGCTGGATGATCTGCTGCTGCTCGGCGCACTCGACGGCAAGGTCGTCATGGGGTCGATGAACCGCGGCGGGCTCGCGGGCGCCGCCTTCGAGCTGGACGACCGGTTCACCGGGTACCGGCCCGAGGACATCGAGCGGCTCGGCTTCGACGCGGGCAAGCTGCTGCTGCGCGTCGACTACGAGGACCCCGGCTCGCTGCGGACCCTGCACTCCGCCGCCCGCGTCGTCGACGCCATGGCCGAGCGCGCGCTGCCCGTCTTCGTCGAGCCGTTCCTGACCGCGCGCGACGGGGCGGGCGGACCGCCCCGCAATGATCTGAGCGCCGAGGCCGTCACCCGTTCCATCGCCATCGCCTCCGGGCTCGCCGGCACCTCCGCGTACACCTGGCTGAAGGTCCCCGTCACCGAGAACCCCGACGACATGGCCCGCGTCATGGAGACCTCGACGCTCCCCGCCGTTCTTCTGGGCGGCGATACCGGGGGCGATCAGGAGGCGGCGTACGAGAAGTGGCGTGGCGCCCTGCAACTGCCCACCGTGCAGGGGCTCGTCGTGGGCAGGGCGCTGCTCTATCCGCCCGACGGGGACGTGGCGGGGGCGGTCGACACCGCCGTAGGGCTGTTGTAG
- the iolC gene encoding 5-dehydro-2-deoxygluconokinase: MGRIGVDLYPLQSGVPLADVTAFGKFLGGSASNVAVAAARLGRRVAVITRTGEDPFGEYLHGALRDFGVDDRWVTPVAGLPTPVTFCEIFPPDDFPLYFYRLPKAPDLEIHEHELDLDAVAAARIFWMTGTGLCAEPSRSATLAALAHRARSGITVFDLDWRPMFWGDPGEARPHYAAALAHATVAVGNLDEVEIATGRREPFAAAHALLDGGVELAVVKQGPDGVLAMNRAGEIAQVPPLPVKVLNGLGAGDAFGGALCHGLLAGWDLERIMRYANAAGAIVASRLECSSAMPFAGEVALVVEVGGVT; this comes from the coding sequence ATGGGGCGGATCGGGGTGGACCTGTATCCCCTGCAGAGCGGCGTGCCCCTCGCCGACGTGACCGCGTTCGGGAAGTTCCTCGGCGGCTCGGCCAGCAACGTCGCGGTCGCCGCGGCCCGCCTCGGCCGCCGCGTCGCCGTCATCACCCGTACCGGTGAGGACCCGTTCGGGGAGTATCTGCACGGCGCGCTGCGCGACTTCGGCGTCGACGACCGCTGGGTGACGCCGGTCGCGGGCCTGCCGACGCCGGTGACGTTCTGCGAGATCTTTCCGCCGGACGACTTCCCGCTGTACTTCTACCGGCTGCCGAAGGCGCCCGACCTGGAGATCCACGAGCACGAGCTCGACCTCGACGCGGTCGCCGCGGCGCGGATCTTCTGGATGACGGGCACGGGGCTGTGCGCGGAGCCGAGCCGGTCCGCGACGCTGGCGGCGCTCGCGCACCGGGCGCGGAGCGGGATCACGGTCTTCGATCTGGACTGGCGGCCGATGTTCTGGGGTGACCCCGGCGAGGCGCGGCCCCATTACGCCGCGGCCCTCGCGCACGCCACCGTCGCCGTCGGCAACCTCGACGAGGTCGAGATCGCCACGGGCAGGCGTGAACCCTTCGCCGCGGCCCACGCGTTGCTCGACGGCGGGGTGGAACTGGCCGTCGTCAAGCAGGGCCCCGACGGCGTGCTCGCGATGAACCGCGCGGGCGAGATCGCGCAGGTCCCGCCCCTGCCGGTCAAGGTCCTCAACGGGCTCGGCGCGGGCGACGCGTTCGGCGGGGCGCTCTGCCACGGGCTGCTCGCGGGCTGGGATCTGGAGCGCATCATGCGGTACGCCAACGCGGCGGGGGCGATTGTCGCCTCTCGGCTGGAGTGTTCGTCCGCCATGCCGTTTGCCGGCGAGGTCGCCTTGGTGGTGGAAGTGGGGGGTGTCACGTGA
- a CDS encoding sugar phosphate isomerase/epimerase family protein translates to MTTLSRIRIGSAPDSWGVWFPEDPRQVPWRRFLDEVAESGYEWIELGPYGYLPTDPAVLTDETARRGLRVSAGTVFTGLHHGPAVWDRTWAHVADNAALAQAMGAEHLVVIPSFWRDDKTGEVLEDRVLTPAQWRELTTQTERLAHEVRERYGLRVVVHPHADTHIDSEENVTRFLDATDPDLVSLCLDTGHYAYCGGDSVKLIETYGERIGYLHLKQVDPAVLAEVRADEVPFGPAVARGVMCEPPAGVPALEPVLAAAQKLGVELFAIVEQDMYPCDLGKPLPIARRTRAFLRSCGA, encoded by the coding sequence ATGACGACGCTGTCTCGCATCCGGATCGGTTCGGCGCCCGACTCGTGGGGCGTGTGGTTTCCCGAGGACCCGCGGCAGGTTCCGTGGCGCCGCTTCCTCGACGAGGTCGCGGAGTCCGGGTACGAGTGGATCGAGCTCGGACCGTACGGCTACCTGCCCACCGACCCGGCCGTCCTGACCGACGAGACGGCCCGCCGCGGCCTCAGGGTGTCCGCGGGCACGGTCTTCACGGGGCTGCACCACGGACCCGCCGTCTGGGACAGGACGTGGGCGCACGTGGCGGACAACGCGGCGCTCGCGCAGGCCATGGGCGCCGAGCACCTCGTCGTCATCCCGTCGTTCTGGCGCGACGACAAGACCGGCGAGGTCCTGGAGGACCGCGTCCTCACGCCCGCACAATGGCGCGAACTGACCACCCAGACCGAGCGCCTGGCCCACGAGGTCCGCGAGCGCTACGGCCTGCGCGTCGTGGTCCACCCGCACGCGGACACGCACATCGACAGCGAGGAGAACGTCACCCGTTTCCTCGACGCCACCGACCCGGACCTCGTCTCGCTCTGCCTGGACACCGGGCACTACGCGTACTGCGGCGGCGACAGCGTCAAGCTCATCGAGACGTACGGCGAACGCATCGGCTATCTGCACCTCAAGCAGGTCGACCCGGCCGTCCTCGCCGAGGTGCGGGCCGACGAGGTGCCGTTCGGGCCCGCGGTGGCGCGCGGAGTGATGTGCGAGCCGCCCGCCGGGGTGCCGGCCCTGGAGCCGGTCCTCGCCGCGGCGCAGAAGCTGGGCGTGGAGCTCTTCGCCATCGTGGAGCAGGACATGTACCCGTGCGACCTCGGCAAGCCGCTCCCGATCGCCCGCCGTACCCGCGCCTTCCTGCGGTCCTGCGGCGCATAA
- a CDS encoding MerR family transcriptional regulator, with the protein MTDRRLWSYKEIAAHIRVQPDTVRSYRKHGLLPDPDHVEGGKPYWYADTVRAWVAARPGNRGRRD; encoded by the coding sequence ATGACCGACCGCAGGCTCTGGTCGTACAAGGAGATCGCCGCGCACATCCGTGTGCAGCCCGACACGGTCCGCTCGTACCGCAAGCACGGGCTGCTGCCCGACCCCGACCACGTGGAGGGCGGCAAGCCCTACTGGTACGCGGACACCGTCCGCGCCTGGGTGGCGGCCAGGCCGGGGAACCGGGGACGCAGGGACTGA
- a CDS encoding heavy-metal-associated domain-containing protein, with protein sequence MSAQTELPQAASETTGSCCSPSGSCHSDDAAAPQGAVTTVYEVTGMTCGHCEGAVSEEISQLAGVTSVKAVAATGLVTVVSEAPLDEAAVREAVDEAGYDLAGVKA encoded by the coding sequence ATGAGCGCCCAGACCGAGCTCCCGCAGGCCGCGTCCGAGACGACCGGGTCCTGCTGCTCCCCCAGCGGTTCCTGCCACTCCGACGACGCCGCCGCTCCGCAGGGCGCCGTCACCACCGTGTACGAGGTGACGGGCATGACCTGCGGGCACTGCGAGGGCGCGGTGTCCGAGGAGATCTCGCAGCTCGCGGGCGTCACCTCCGTCAAGGCCGTCGCCGCCACGGGCCTGGTCACCGTGGTCTCGGAGGCCCCGCTCGACGAGGCCGCGGTGCGCGAGGCCGTCGACGAGGCGGGCTACGACCTGGCCGGCGTCAAGGCCTGA
- a CDS encoding heavy metal translocating P-type ATPase has product MTEVELAVGGMTCASCSSRIEKKLNRMDGVTATVNLATEKAKVSFDETQDGAAVEVAQLIALVEKLGYTAEEIVPPPPEPVEDPDGGGPAPTTADITEPDTLRQRLIVSAVLSLPVVLLAMVPALQFDFWQWLSLTLAAPVVVWGGLPFHRAAFTNLRHGAATMDTLVSVGTLAAFGWSLWALFVGDAGMPGMRHGFDFTASPGDGASTIYLEVAAGVVTFILLGRWLEARSKRKAGSALRALLELGAKDVAVLRDGTERRVPVGQLAVGDRFVVRPGETVATDGTVDEGASAVDASMLTGESVPVDVGVGAAVTGGTVNVSGRLVVRATRVGSDTRLARMARLVEDAQTGKAQVQRLADRIAGVFVPTVLLIAVGTLGGWLGATGDATAAFTAAVAVLIIACPCALGLATPTALMVGTGRGAQLGILIKGPEVLESTRRVDTVVLDKTGTVTTGHMELTDVHVAGDTQEQLLLRLAGALEHASEHPVARAVTAGAAERLGIDSGELPVPERFENVAGAGVRGTVEGHQVLAGRERLLAAAGVTDLEAVAKLRDDAEAAGRTAVLVAWDGAARGVLAVADAVKETSAEAVRELRSLGLTPVLLTGDNGAVARTVADAVGIAPDAVFAEVLPQDKVDVVRRLQDEGRVVAMVGDGVNDAAALATADLGLAMGTGTDAAIEASDLTLVRGDLRVAADAIRLSRKTLATIKGNLFWAFGYNVAALPLAAAGLLNPMIAGAAMAFSSVFVVTNSLRLRTFR; this is encoded by the coding sequence ATGACCGAAGTCGAACTCGCCGTCGGCGGGATGACCTGTGCCTCCTGCTCGTCGCGCATCGAGAAGAAGCTGAACCGCATGGACGGCGTGACCGCCACGGTCAACCTGGCCACGGAGAAGGCGAAGGTCTCGTTCGACGAGACCCAGGACGGCGCGGCGGTCGAGGTCGCCCAGCTGATCGCGCTGGTCGAGAAGCTGGGCTACACGGCCGAGGAGATCGTGCCGCCCCCGCCCGAGCCCGTCGAGGACCCTGACGGCGGCGGGCCGGCCCCCACCACGGCCGACATCACCGAACCCGACACCCTGCGGCAGCGCCTGATCGTCTCGGCGGTCCTGTCGCTGCCCGTCGTGCTGCTCGCGATGGTCCCGGCCCTGCAGTTCGACTTCTGGCAGTGGCTCTCGCTGACGCTGGCCGCGCCGGTGGTCGTGTGGGGCGGACTCCCGTTCCACCGGGCCGCGTTCACCAACCTGCGGCACGGGGCCGCGACGATGGACACGCTCGTCTCCGTCGGCACGCTCGCCGCGTTCGGCTGGTCGCTGTGGGCGCTGTTCGTCGGGGACGCGGGGATGCCGGGGATGCGGCACGGCTTCGACTTCACGGCCTCGCCGGGCGACGGCGCCTCGACCATCTACCTCGAAGTCGCCGCGGGCGTCGTCACGTTCATCCTGCTCGGCCGCTGGCTGGAGGCCCGCTCCAAGCGGAAGGCGGGCTCGGCGCTGCGTGCCCTGCTCGAACTGGGCGCCAAGGATGTCGCGGTGCTGCGGGACGGCACGGAGCGGCGCGTGCCCGTGGGTCAACTGGCGGTCGGCGACCGGTTCGTCGTACGTCCCGGGGAGACCGTCGCGACCGACGGCACCGTCGACGAGGGCGCGTCCGCCGTCGACGCCTCGATGCTGACCGGCGAGTCCGTGCCGGTCGACGTGGGCGTCGGCGCCGCCGTGACCGGCGGCACCGTGAACGTCTCCGGGCGTCTCGTGGTGCGGGCGACCCGTGTCGGCTCGGACACCCGACTCGCCCGGATGGCGCGGCTCGTCGAGGACGCGCAGACCGGCAAGGCCCAGGTGCAGCGCCTCGCCGACCGGATCGCCGGCGTCTTCGTGCCGACGGTGCTCCTCATCGCCGTCGGCACGCTCGGCGGCTGGCTCGGTGCCACGGGCGACGCGACGGCCGCGTTCACCGCCGCCGTCGCCGTTCTGATCATCGCCTGCCCGTGCGCGCTCGGCCTCGCCACGCCGACCGCGCTCATGGTCGGCACCGGCCGCGGCGCCCAACTCGGCATCCTCATCAAGGGACCCGAGGTCCTGGAGTCCACGCGCCGCGTCGACACCGTCGTCCTGGACAAGACGGGGACGGTGACGACGGGCCACATGGAATTGACGGACGTGCACGTCGCCGGGGACACCCAGGAGCAGCTGCTGCTCCGCCTCGCGGGCGCCCTGGAACACGCCTCCGAGCACCCGGTGGCCCGCGCCGTCACGGCGGGCGCCGCCGAGCGGCTCGGCATCGACAGCGGGGAGCTGCCGGTGCCGGAGCGGTTCGAGAACGTCGCCGGGGCCGGGGTGCGCGGCACGGTGGAGGGGCACCAGGTGCTCGCGGGCCGCGAGCGGCTCCTCGCGGCGGCCGGGGTGACGGATCTGGAGGCCGTGGCCAAGCTGCGGGACGACGCGGAGGCCGCCGGACGCACGGCCGTCCTGGTCGCCTGGGACGGCGCCGCACGTGGCGTCCTGGCCGTCGCGGACGCCGTGAAGGAGACCAGCGCGGAGGCGGTGCGCGAGCTGCGTTCGCTCGGTCTGACGCCGGTGCTGCTCACGGGCGACAACGGGGCCGTCGCGCGGACGGTCGCCGACGCGGTGGGCATCGCGCCGGACGCGGTGTTCGCGGAGGTCCTGCCGCAGGACAAGGTCGATGTCGTACGGCGGCTGCAGGACGAGGGCAGGGTCGTGGCGATGGTCGGGGACGGCGTGAACGACGCGGCCGCGCTCGCCACCGCCGATCTGGGGCTCGCGATGGGCACCGGCACGGACGCGGCGATCGAGGCGAGCGACCTGACGTTGGTGCGCGGGGACTTGCGGGTCGCGGCCGACGCCATCAGGCTCTCCCGTAAGACCCTCGCCACCATCAAGGGCAATCTCTTCTGGGCCTTCGGATACAACGTCGCCGCACTGCCGCTCGCCGCCGCCGGTCTCCTCAATCCGATGATCGCGGGGGCCGCGATGGCCTTCTCCTCGGTCTTCGTGGTCACCAACAGTCTTCGTCTGAGGACGTTCAGATAA
- a CDS encoding citrate synthase: MSENANNGVVLRYGDDEYTYPVIESTVGDMGFDIGKLRAQTGLVTLDSGYGNTAAYKSAITYLDGEQGILRYRGYPIEQLAERSTFTEVAYLLINGELPKVDELATFKNEITQHTLLHEDVKRFYDGFPRDAHPMAMLSSVVSALSTFYQDSHNPFDEKQRHLSTIRLLAKLPTIAAYAYKKSQGHPVVYPRNDLGYVENFLRMTFSVPAAEYELDPVVVNALDKLLILHADHEQNCSTSTVRLVGSSQANMFASISAGISALWGPLHGGANQSVLEMLEGIQASGGDVDTFIRKVKNKEDGVKLMGFGHRVYKNFDPRAKIIKAAAHDVLSALGKSDELLDIALKLEEHALADDYFVERKLYPNVDFYTGLIYRAMGFPTEMFTVLFALGRLPGWIAQWHEMIKEPGSRIGRPRQIYTGEVLRDFVPVEGR, encoded by the coding sequence GTGAGCGAGAACGCTAACAACGGTGTAGTACTGCGGTACGGCGACGACGAGTACACCTACCCGGTGATCGAGTCGACCGTCGGCGACATGGGCTTCGACATCGGGAAGCTCCGCGCCCAGACCGGTCTGGTGACCCTGGACAGCGGCTATGGCAACACCGCCGCCTATAAATCCGCCATCACCTATCTCGACGGCGAACAGGGCATCCTCCGGTACCGCGGCTACCCGATCGAGCAGCTGGCCGAACGCTCCACCTTCACCGAGGTGGCGTACCTCCTGATCAACGGCGAGCTGCCGAAGGTCGACGAGCTGGCCACGTTCAAGAACGAGATCACGCAGCACACCCTGCTGCACGAGGACGTCAAGCGGTTCTACGACGGCTTCCCGCGTGACGCCCACCCGATGGCGATGCTGTCGTCCGTGGTCAGCGCGCTGTCGACGTTCTACCAGGACAGCCACAACCCGTTCGACGAGAAGCAGCGTCACCTCTCGACGATCCGCCTTCTCGCCAAGCTTCCGACGATCGCGGCGTACGCGTACAAGAAGTCGCAGGGCCACCCGGTCGTCTACCCGCGCAACGACCTCGGCTACGTCGAGAACTTCCTGCGCATGACGTTCTCGGTGCCCGCCGCCGAGTACGAGCTGGACCCGGTCGTGGTCAACGCGCTCGACAAGCTCCTGATCCTGCACGCGGACCACGAGCAGAACTGTTCGACGTCCACCGTGCGTCTGGTCGGCTCCTCGCAGGCGAACATGTTCGCCTCGATCTCCGCCGGCATCTCGGCCCTCTGGGGCCCGCTGCACGGCGGCGCCAACCAGTCGGTCCTGGAGATGCTCGAGGGCATCCAGGCCTCCGGCGGCGACGTCGACACCTTCATCCGCAAGGTGAAGAACAAGGAAGACGGCGTGAAGCTCATGGGCTTCGGGCACCGCGTCTACAAGAACTTCGACCCCCGGGCGAAGATCATCAAGGCGGCGGCGCACGACGTCCTCTCGGCGCTCGGCAAGTCCGACGAGCTGCTCGACATCGCGCTGAAGCTGGAGGAGCACGCGCTGGCCGACGACTACTTCGTCGAGCGCAAGCTCTACCCGAACGTCGACTTCTACACGGGCCTCATCTACCGCGCGATGGGCTTCCCGACCGAGATGTTCACGGTCCTGTTCGCCCTCGGCCGCCTGCCGGGCTGGATCGCCCAGTGGCACGAGATGATCAAGGAGCCGGGTTCGCGCATCGGCCGCCCGCGCCAGATCTACACGGGTGAGGTTCTCCGGGACTTCGTCCCGGTCGAGGGCCGCTGA